From a single Micromonospora sp. WMMD1102 genomic region:
- a CDS encoding cellulose binding domain-containing protein produces the protein MTARIRSAVIFVLVVFTVAIGAAPAHAASSTASADPSLCDVTTTTNAWAGGFTVSVTIENTSDVTITWRATLTLTNGTLSTAWGVTTSYANGRHTIVPERYGEFIAPRQSYRWGYNGTGHPAIPEVVCTRALP, from the coding sequence ATGACCGCCCGGATACGCTCCGCAGTAATATTCGTACTGGTCGTGTTCACCGTGGCGATCGGTGCCGCACCGGCGCACGCGGCGTCGAGCACCGCGTCGGCCGATCCGTCGCTCTGCGACGTCACCACCACGACCAACGCCTGGGCCGGCGGCTTCACGGTGAGCGTCACCATCGAGAACACCAGCGACGTGACCATCACCTGGCGGGCGACGCTGACGCTGACGAACGGGACCCTCAGCACCGCCTGGGGTGTGACCACCAGCTACGCCAACGGCAGGCACACGATCGTGCCGGAGCGGTACGGCGAGTTCATCGCCCCCAGGCAGAGCTACCGGTGGGGTTACAACGGAACCGGGCACCCCGCCATCCCCGAGGTCGTCTGCACCCGCGCCCTCCCCTGA
- a CDS encoding OsmC family protein yields MSLLTVTHLSDDAFRVDVRGHTLLVDQPNRTGDEAGVTPVELFVASLASCVGFYAERFLRRHGLPFEGLRVECDWMMRAGEPARVGRIAVRVTPPGWVPPELRAPLAAAVDRCTVHNSLRQPPQVDVTVAPMPLAPAVSPAGSASGPGSSPPAGAVPV; encoded by the coding sequence ATGTCGCTTCTGACCGTGACCCATCTGTCCGACGACGCGTTCCGGGTCGACGTGCGGGGCCACACCCTGTTGGTGGACCAGCCGAACCGTACCGGCGACGAGGCCGGCGTCACGCCGGTGGAACTCTTCGTGGCGAGCCTCGCCAGTTGTGTCGGCTTCTACGCCGAGCGCTTCCTGCGCCGGCACGGCCTGCCGTTCGAGGGGCTCCGGGTCGAGTGTGACTGGATGATGCGGGCCGGTGAGCCTGCCCGGGTCGGCCGGATCGCTGTCCGGGTCACCCCGCCCGGCTGGGTGCCGCCCGAGCTGCGCGCCCCGCTGGCGGCGGCGGTCGACCGCTGTACGGTGCACAACTCGCTGCGCCAGCCGCCGCAGGTCGACGTCACGGTGGCGCCGATGCCGCTGGCTCCGGCGGTGTCCCCGGCCGGTTCGGCGTCGGGTCCGGGCTCGTCACCGCCCGCTGGCGCGGTCCCGGTCTGA